A part of Streptococcus porcinus genomic DNA contains:
- a CDS encoding RluA family pseudouridine synthase produces the protein MKFNFIADRRTKVKTLLKSYDVSRGLLAKVKYKGGRIEVNGIERNAIYLLDIGDEVSITIPDELPFEKLEAISHPLDIVYEDDHFLVINKPVGYASIPSAIHSNTIANFIKGYYVDQDYPNKQVHIVTRLDRDTSGLMLFAKHGYAHARLDKQLQARAIEKRYFALVCGEGQLPDQGEIVAPIGRSKDSIITRTVDPMGKYARTTYQVVGRYAENVHLVDIKLHTGRTHQIRVHFSHIGFPLLGDDLYGGRLDLGITRQALHCHFLNFHNPFTENPSRHTINLTDDFENVIIDLQK, from the coding sequence ATGAAATTCAACTTTATAGCAGATCGTAGAACGAAAGTGAAGACGCTACTCAAAAGTTATGATGTTTCAAGAGGTTTACTGGCAAAAGTTAAATATAAGGGTGGTCGTATAGAGGTTAATGGTATTGAGCGTAATGCCATTTATCTATTGGATATTGGTGACGAAGTTAGTATTACAATACCAGATGAGTTACCTTTTGAGAAATTAGAGGCAATTTCTCATCCTTTGGATATTGTTTATGAAGATGATCATTTTTTAGTCATTAATAAACCAGTTGGTTATGCCAGCATTCCTAGTGCTATTCATTCTAATACCATTGCTAACTTTATCAAGGGCTATTATGTGGACCAGGATTATCCTAATAAACAAGTTCACATTGTAACTCGTCTAGATCGTGATACAAGTGGCCTTATGCTCTTTGCCAAACACGGTTATGCACATGCGAGACTTGATAAGCAACTTCAAGCTCGAGCGATTGAAAAACGCTATTTTGCTTTGGTTTGTGGAGAGGGACAATTACCAGATCAAGGGGAAATTGTGGCACCGATTGGCCGTTCAAAAGACAGTATTATTACCCGAACTGTTGACCCGATGGGTAAATATGCTAGAACGACCTATCAAGTTGTGGGGCGCTATGCTGAAAATGTTCACTTGGTCGACATCAAGCTCCATACAGGTAGAACTCATCAGATTAGGGTTCATTTTTCACATATTGGCTTTCCTTTACTTGGTGATGACCTGTATGGTGGACGACTTGATCTCGGAATCACAAGGCAAGCCTTGCATTGCCATTTTTTGAATTTTCATAATCCGTTTACTGAAAATCCAAGCCGGCATACAATTAATTTGACAGATGACTTTGAGAACGTTATCATAGATTTACAGAAATAA
- a CDS encoding NAD kinase, with product MTQMNYTDNVIRVAIIANGKYQSKRVASKLFAIFKDDPDFYLTKKKPDVVISIGGDGMLLSAFHMYENELDTVRFVGIHTGHLGFYTDYRDFEIDKLIENLREDKGDKVSYPILKIVLTLENGRVIKARALNEATIKRIEKTMVADVYINNVRFESFRGDGMSISTPTGSTAYNKSLGGAILHPTIEALQLTEISSLNNLVFRTVGSSLIIPKKEIIEIIPQRTGIYTVSVDNKTYNLKNVVKAQYYIDSEKIHFVSTPSHTSFWERVQDAFIGDLES from the coding sequence ATGACACAGATGAATTATACAGATAATGTGATACGAGTTGCTATAATAGCTAATGGAAAATACCAGAGCAAACGTGTTGCTTCAAAACTATTTGCTATCTTTAAGGATGACCCCGACTTCTACTTGACCAAGAAAAAACCTGATGTAGTCATTTCAATCGGCGGTGATGGTATGCTATTGTCAGCTTTCCACATGTATGAAAATGAGCTTGATACTGTTCGCTTTGTTGGTATCCATACAGGCCATTTGGGATTTTACACTGACTATCGTGATTTTGAAATTGATAAGCTTATTGAAAATTTAAGAGAGGACAAGGGGGATAAAGTTTCTTACCCTATTCTTAAGATCGTTTTGACTTTGGAAAATGGTCGAGTTATAAAGGCACGAGCTTTGAATGAAGCTACAATTAAACGTATTGAAAAAACTATGGTTGCAGATGTCTATATTAATAACGTTCGGTTTGAGAGTTTTCGTGGTGATGGCATGTCTATTTCAACACCGACAGGCAGTACAGCCTATAATAAATCCCTTGGTGGAGCGATTCTTCATCCGACTATAGAAGCTCTACAACTAACAGAAATATCAAGCCTTAATAACCTTGTGTTTCGCACGGTTGGCTCCTCTTTAATAATTCCTAAAAAAGAAATAATAGAAATTATTCCACAACGAACAGGTATCTACACTGTGTCCGTAGATAATAAAACCTATAATTTGAAAAATGTAGTTAAGGCTCAATATTATATTGACAGTGAAAAAATTCATTTTGTCTCAACACCAAGTCATACCAGTTTCTGGGAACGAGTACAAGATGCCTTTATTGGTGATTTAGAGTCATGA
- a CDS encoding GTP pyrophosphokinase, with protein sequence MAVDWEDFLDPYIQAVGELKIKLRGIRKQFRKQNRYSPIEFVTGRVKSVESIKQKMALRGVLEENIAQDIQDIAGLRIMVQFVDDIDEVLNLLRQRQDMTIVYERDYIRNMKRSGYRSYHVVVEYPVDTIDGQKRVLAEIQIRTLGMNFWATIEHSLNYKYKGEFPEKIKKRLSRTAKIALELDEEMRKIRDDIREAQLLFDPGSRNLSDGVGNSDDTDELYR encoded by the coding sequence GTGGCAGTTGACTGGGAAGATTTCCTTGATCCCTATATCCAGGCAGTAGGGGAACTTAAAATCAAATTACGAGGTATTCGTAAACAGTTTCGAAAGCAAAACCGCTATTCTCCGATTGAATTTGTAACTGGTCGCGTTAAATCTGTTGAAAGTATTAAACAAAAAATGGCTCTTAGAGGCGTTCTTGAAGAAAACATCGCTCAAGATATCCAGGATATCGCCGGATTGCGCATAATGGTTCAATTTGTAGATGATATTGATGAAGTTTTGAATCTTTTAAGGCAAAGACAAGATATGACTATCGTTTATGAACGTGATTACATCCGTAATATGAAAAGAAGTGGGTATCGTTCTTACCATGTTGTTGTCGAATATCCAGTTGACACCATTGATGGACAAAAGAGAGTTTTAGCCGAAATCCAAATTAGAACACTGGGAATGAATTTTTGGGCAACCATTGAGCATTCTCTCAATTACAAGTATAAGGGAGAATTCCCAGAAAAAATCAAGAAACGACTTTCACGAACTGCTAAGATTGCTCTTGAATTAGATGAAGAGATGCGGAAGATTCGAGATGATATTAGAGAAGCACAGTTGCTCTTTGATCCGGGAAGTCGCAATTTAAGTGATGGTGTAGGAAACAGTGATGACACAGATGAATTATACAGATAA
- a CDS encoding CYTH domain-containing protein has product MSNLEIEYKTLLTKKEYQRLLEQMSHVPPVVQTNYYIDTPNFDLKAHRMSLRVRTFAEQAELTLKVPENIGNREYNIDLTMINAKEIIKTGHLPQSNIRTLIETEGIDVSKLENFGYLTTTRREATTAIGKMALDCNHYASTIDYELELEVQNAEKGQTDFDRFLEENQISFKYAKSKVARFSKTLNP; this is encoded by the coding sequence ATGTCTAACTTAGAAATCGAATATAAGACCCTGCTAACGAAAAAAGAGTACCAACGCTTACTCGAACAAATGTCTCATGTCCCACCTGTTGTGCAAACCAATTATTATATTGACACCCCTAATTTCGATCTTAAAGCCCATCGCATGTCTCTAAGAGTTCGCACATTCGCTGAGCAGGCTGAATTGACACTGAAAGTGCCGGAAAATATTGGTAACAGGGAATATAATATTGACTTAACCATGATTAATGCAAAAGAAATAATAAAAACAGGTCATTTGCCCCAAAGCAATATTAGAACCCTTATTGAGACAGAAGGAATTGATGTCTCTAAATTAGAAAACTTTGGTTACTTAACAACTACTCGTCGCGAAGCCACTACCGCCATTGGTAAAATGGCTTTAGACTGTAACCATTATGCTTCGACTATTGACTATGAGTTGGAACTTGAAGTCCAAAATGCTGAAAAAGGTCAAACTGATTTTGACCGATTTTTAGAAGAAAATCAGATTTCATTTAAGTATGCTAAAAGTAAAGTTGCGCGTTTTAGCAAAACCCTCAACCCTTGA
- a CDS encoding ribose-phosphate diphosphokinase, protein MTERYADKQIKLFSLTSNLPIAEKISRASGIPLGKISSRQFSDGEIMINIEETVRGDDIYIVQSTSFPVNDNLWELLIMIDACKRASANSVNVVLPYFGYSRQDRVSKSREPITAKLVANMLTKAGIDRVLTLDLHAVQVQGFFDIPVDNLFTTPLFAEHYEEKGLCGENVVIVSPKNSGIKRARSLAELLDSPIAIIDYSEDETEREEGYIIGDVSGKKAIIIDDILNTGITFAEAAKILEREGATDIYAVASHGLFAGGAADILEASPIKEILVTDSVLTKNRKPANINYITASELIAKAIINIHERKPLSPLFAYHPNEKK, encoded by the coding sequence ATGACTGAACGATATGCTGATAAGCAAATCAAACTATTTTCACTCACCTCAAACTTACCAATCGCTGAGAAAATTTCCAGAGCATCTGGCATTCCATTAGGAAAAATTTCCTCACGCCAATTTTCAGATGGTGAAATCATGATTAACATCGAGGAAACTGTCCGAGGAGATGATATTTATATTGTTCAATCAACAAGTTTTCCTGTGAATGATAATTTATGGGAACTTCTCATTATGATTGATGCTTGTAAACGAGCTAGTGCTAATTCAGTCAACGTTGTTTTGCCATATTTTGGTTATTCTCGTCAAGACCGAGTTTCAAAATCACGCGAACCTATTACTGCTAAATTAGTTGCTAATATGCTAACCAAAGCTGGTATCGATCGTGTTCTTACATTAGACTTACACGCTGTTCAGGTACAGGGCTTCTTCGATATTCCCGTCGATAACTTATTTACAACTCCACTTTTTGCTGAACATTATGAAGAAAAAGGCTTATGTGGTGAAAACGTCGTTATCGTTAGTCCTAAAAATTCTGGTATCAAACGCGCTAGAAGCTTAGCTGAACTCCTTGATTCACCTATTGCAATTATTGATTACTCAGAAGACGAAACTGAACGTGAAGAAGGTTACATCATAGGTGATGTTTCCGGTAAAAAAGCCATCATTATTGATGATATTTTGAATACTGGCATCACTTTTGCTGAAGCAGCTAAAATTCTTGAACGCGAAGGAGCCACTGATATCTATGCAGTTGCTAGTCATGGTTTATTTGCTGGCGGTGCAGCTGATATTTTAGAAGCAAGCCCAATCAAAGAAATTCTAGTTACAGACTCTGTCCTAACTAAAAATCGTAAACCCGCAAATATCAACTACATCACAGCTAGTGAATTAATTGCGAAAGCTATTATCAATATTCATGAAAGAAAACCATTGAGCCCACTTTTTGCTTACCATCCAAATGAAAAAAAATAA